The Oncorhynchus nerka isolate Pitt River linkage group LG12, Oner_Uvic_2.0, whole genome shotgun sequence genome includes a region encoding these proteins:
- the LOC115138976 gene encoding protein TMED8 isoform X1, translating to MDGTNQPAEVNQQSPAGQQAMGGDVEESNSSGNSQNPGEGKVNGCALAQMPPLKPPATWTSMAMKELKSKLRLEKDRVVTVKQGNILTVHVPTVPEGKQVCWEFATDSYDIAFGISFDWNPVTSQAITVHISESSDDEEEEKQLEGLINPGDVEKGSKSLANSNIGEILPVYRLDSHMAVQGGSHEYPGEGTYLLKFNNSYSLWRNKTLYYRVYYSP from the exons ATGGATGGAACCAACCAGCCAGCGGAG GTTAATCAACAGTCTCCTGCTGGGCAGCAGGCCATGGGGGGAGATGTTGAGGAGAGCAACAGCAGTGGGAATAGCCAGAACCCTGGAGAGGGAAAAG TCAATGGTTGTGCTCTAGCCCAAATGCCACCGCTGAAGCCTCCCGCCACGTGGACCTCCATGGCGATGAAGGAGCTCAAGTCCAAGCTGCGACTGGAGAAGGACCGTGTGGTGACAGTGAAACAAGGAAACATTTTGACAGTGCATGTGCCCACCGTTCCTGAGGGAAAGCAAGTGTGCTGGGAGTTTGCCACAGATAGCTATGACATAGCCTTTGGAATCTCCTTTGACTGGAACCCTGTCACCAGCCAGGCCATCACGGTCCACATTAGTGAATCCAGcgatgatgaagaggaggaaaagcAGCTAGAAG GACTTATCAACCCAGGGGATGTTGAGAAGGGTTCTAAATCATTGGCCAACTCAAACATAGGGGAAATCTTACCTGTGTATCGTCTGGACAGTCACATGGCAGTGCAAGGTGGCAGTCACGAGTATCCAGGCGAAGGCACTTACCTTCTGAAGTTTAATAACTCCTACTCACTATGGCGAAATAAGACTCTGTACTACAGAGTGTATTACAGTCCCTGA
- the LOC115138977 gene encoding uncharacterized protein LOC115138977 isoform X2 has product MGRLHFFVLWSLNDAPRQFISKSNRQCHQVHVPLPLPKQLVVFSLGEWRFLSSETTISVDVLVSQDVKPQRIGTLSDQTRCLTWEGDWNADLVQEATEKGRRGVYGKVLLTVCGENEASFISNTPRVPRKHSSPFEHNSNLSHTLLNTSGRQRDKTPRRTVIGKRGRIAWSPEIIPQEDTGRASSPKKIKLSRENSVEKTGMKKTNCRAVCPSKRWSHTMCLSDPETAIVIGGEASDQTHCEDSLWKLEIDNDFWFPMNSPTSGPVPPCAHGHSATYDPDSKVVYVYGGLREGQRYSDLYILNTLTWKWKLVTARGDIPMLAYHSATIYKKELFVFGGVHPSRCPGGKVCSNALYIFNPEFELWYQPIVEGDRPLPRFGHTTTLLSNQLLIFGGRKTATYLNDLHILDLGFMEYTAVKYENMPPLPRGYHAALPVSDNRMLVSGGCSAVGALQDVHIFNTDTSMWHSVVSPLLCARPRAGHSVINLGASVISDADKQKKGEYANIHCTLLVFGGSDCAGTFYNNTVKCTVEIPVE; this is encoded by the exons ATGGGACGGTTACATTTTTTCGTCCTCTGGTCGTTAAACGATGCACCCCGTCAGTTTATCAG CAAATCCAATCGCCAGTGCCACCAAGTCCATGTTCCATTGCCACTGCCCAAACAACTTGTTGTATTCAGTCTTGGGGAATGGCGGTTCTTATCAAGCGAGACAACCATTTCAGTTGATGTTCTGGTTAGCCAGGACGTGAAACCGCAGAGGATTGGTACATTGTCAGACCAAACAAG GTGCTTGACTTGGGAGGGAGATTGGAATGCTGACCTTGTCCAAGAGGcaacagagaaagggaggagaggagtatatggGAAGGTTTTGCTCACTGTTTGTGGAGAG AATGAAGCCAGTTTCATCAGCAATACTCCACGTGTGCCAAGAAAACATTCCAGCCCATTCGAGCACAACAGCAATCTCTCCCATACTCTGCTCAACACCTCTGGGAGGCAGAGG GATAAGACCCCCAGACGGACGGTGATTGGGAAGAGGGGTCGCATCGCATGGAGCCCTGAAATTATTCCTCAGGAGGATACTGGTCGAGCATCTAGCCCCAAAAAAATAAAGCTAtctagagagaacagtgttgagaAGACTGGAATGAAGAAGACCAACTGCAGAGCAG TTTGCCCATCAAAGCGCTGGAGccacaccatgtgtctgagtgaTCCTGAGACGGCCATTGTCATTGGAGGAGAAGCTTCTGACCAGACTCACTGCGAGGACTCCCTATGGAAACTAGAAATAG ACAACGATTTTTGGTTCCCAATGAACTCCCCCACCTCTGGACCTGTCCCACCGTGTGCCCATGGCCACTCTGCAACCTATGACCCTGATTCCAAGGTCGTGTACGTGTACGGAGGCCTGAGAGAGGGCCAGCGCTACAGCGACCTCTATATCCTCAACACTCTAACCTGGAAGTGGAAGCTTGTCACA GCAAGAGGTGATATCCCCATGTTGGCCTACCACTCTGCAACTATCTATAAGAAAGAGCTCTTTGTTTTTGGGGGGGTTCACCCAAGCCGCTGTCCTGGAGGCAAGGTCTGCAGTAATGCTCTGTACATTTTTAACCCAGAGTTTGAGCTCTGGTACCAACCCATCGTCGAGGGGGACCGACCTCTACCTAGGTTTGG GCACACAACGACACTTTTGTCCAACCAGTTGCTAATTTTTGGTGGCAGGAAGACTGCAACCTACCTAAACGACCTCCACATTTTGGATCTCG GCTTCATGGAGTACACAGCTGTGAAATATGAGAACATGCCACCACTGCCTCGAGG ATATCATGCAGCACTGCCAGTATCCGACAACAGGATGCTGGTCAGTGGCGGTTGCAGTGCTGTTGGAGCCCTGCAGGACGTTCATATCTTCAACACGG ACACCAGCATGTGGCATTCAGTGGTCTCCCCTCTGCTCTGCGCCAGGCCTCGTGCCGGACACAGTGTGATCAATCTGGGAGCCTCTGTCATCTCAGATGCTGATAAACAGAAGAAGGGGGAGTATGCCAACATCCACTGCACCCTCTTGGTGTTTGGGGGCTCTGACTGCGCTGGGACCTTCTACAATAACACAGTGAAGTGCACAGTGGAGATCCCTGTAGAATAA
- the LOC115138976 gene encoding protein TMED8 isoform X2 has product MDGTNQPAEVNQQSPAGQQAMGGDVEESNSSGNSQNPGEGKAQMPPLKPPATWTSMAMKELKSKLRLEKDRVVTVKQGNILTVHVPTVPEGKQVCWEFATDSYDIAFGISFDWNPVTSQAITVHISESSDDEEEEKQLEGLINPGDVEKGSKSLANSNIGEILPVYRLDSHMAVQGGSHEYPGEGTYLLKFNNSYSLWRNKTLYYRVYYSP; this is encoded by the exons ATGGATGGAACCAACCAGCCAGCGGAG GTTAATCAACAGTCTCCTGCTGGGCAGCAGGCCATGGGGGGAGATGTTGAGGAGAGCAACAGCAGTGGGAATAGCCAGAACCCTGGAGAGGGAAAAG CCCAAATGCCACCGCTGAAGCCTCCCGCCACGTGGACCTCCATGGCGATGAAGGAGCTCAAGTCCAAGCTGCGACTGGAGAAGGACCGTGTGGTGACAGTGAAACAAGGAAACATTTTGACAGTGCATGTGCCCACCGTTCCTGAGGGAAAGCAAGTGTGCTGGGAGTTTGCCACAGATAGCTATGACATAGCCTTTGGAATCTCCTTTGACTGGAACCCTGTCACCAGCCAGGCCATCACGGTCCACATTAGTGAATCCAGcgatgatgaagaggaggaaaagcAGCTAGAAG GACTTATCAACCCAGGGGATGTTGAGAAGGGTTCTAAATCATTGGCCAACTCAAACATAGGGGAAATCTTACCTGTGTATCGTCTGGACAGTCACATGGCAGTGCAAGGTGGCAGTCACGAGTATCCAGGCGAAGGCACTTACCTTCTGAAGTTTAATAACTCCTACTCACTATGGCGAAATAAGACTCTGTACTACAGAGTGTATTACAGTCCCTGA
- the LOC115138977 gene encoding uncharacterized protein LOC115138977 isoform X1, with translation MGRLHFFVLWSLNDAPRQFISKSNRQCHQVHVPLPLPKQLVVFSLGEWRFLSSETTISVDVLVSQDVKPQRIGTLSDQTRCLTWEGDWNADLVQEATEKGRRGVYGKVLLTVCGENEASFISNTPRVPRKHSSPFEHNSNLSHTLLNTSGRQRISTPNSSHLGDSICYAELKVNKTEIDDSTLSDKPCISLTDKTPRRTVIGKRGRIAWSPEIIPQEDTGRASSPKKIKLSRENSVEKTGMKKTNCRAVCPSKRWSHTMCLSDPETAIVIGGEASDQTHCEDSLWKLEIDNDFWFPMNSPTSGPVPPCAHGHSATYDPDSKVVYVYGGLREGQRYSDLYILNTLTWKWKLVTARGDIPMLAYHSATIYKKELFVFGGVHPSRCPGGKVCSNALYIFNPEFELWYQPIVEGDRPLPRFGHTTTLLSNQLLIFGGRKTATYLNDLHILDLGFMEYTAVKYENMPPLPRGYHAALPVSDNRMLVSGGCSAVGALQDVHIFNTDTSMWHSVVSPLLCARPRAGHSVINLGASVISDADKQKKGEYANIHCTLLVFGGSDCAGTFYNNTVKCTVEIPVE, from the exons ATGGGACGGTTACATTTTTTCGTCCTCTGGTCGTTAAACGATGCACCCCGTCAGTTTATCAG CAAATCCAATCGCCAGTGCCACCAAGTCCATGTTCCATTGCCACTGCCCAAACAACTTGTTGTATTCAGTCTTGGGGAATGGCGGTTCTTATCAAGCGAGACAACCATTTCAGTTGATGTTCTGGTTAGCCAGGACGTGAAACCGCAGAGGATTGGTACATTGTCAGACCAAACAAG GTGCTTGACTTGGGAGGGAGATTGGAATGCTGACCTTGTCCAAGAGGcaacagagaaagggaggagaggagtatatggGAAGGTTTTGCTCACTGTTTGTGGAGAG AATGAAGCCAGTTTCATCAGCAATACTCCACGTGTGCCAAGAAAACATTCCAGCCCATTCGAGCACAACAGCAATCTCTCCCATACTCTGCTCAACACCTCTGGGAGGCAGAGG ATTTCAACCCCCAACTCATCACATCTAGGAGACAGCATTTGCTATGCCGAACTCAAAGTTAACAAGACAGAAATTGATGATTCCACTTTATCTGATAAACCCTGTATTTCGCTTACG GATAAGACCCCCAGACGGACGGTGATTGGGAAGAGGGGTCGCATCGCATGGAGCCCTGAAATTATTCCTCAGGAGGATACTGGTCGAGCATCTAGCCCCAAAAAAATAAAGCTAtctagagagaacagtgttgagaAGACTGGAATGAAGAAGACCAACTGCAGAGCAG TTTGCCCATCAAAGCGCTGGAGccacaccatgtgtctgagtgaTCCTGAGACGGCCATTGTCATTGGAGGAGAAGCTTCTGACCAGACTCACTGCGAGGACTCCCTATGGAAACTAGAAATAG ACAACGATTTTTGGTTCCCAATGAACTCCCCCACCTCTGGACCTGTCCCACCGTGTGCCCATGGCCACTCTGCAACCTATGACCCTGATTCCAAGGTCGTGTACGTGTACGGAGGCCTGAGAGAGGGCCAGCGCTACAGCGACCTCTATATCCTCAACACTCTAACCTGGAAGTGGAAGCTTGTCACA GCAAGAGGTGATATCCCCATGTTGGCCTACCACTCTGCAACTATCTATAAGAAAGAGCTCTTTGTTTTTGGGGGGGTTCACCCAAGCCGCTGTCCTGGAGGCAAGGTCTGCAGTAATGCTCTGTACATTTTTAACCCAGAGTTTGAGCTCTGGTACCAACCCATCGTCGAGGGGGACCGACCTCTACCTAGGTTTGG GCACACAACGACACTTTTGTCCAACCAGTTGCTAATTTTTGGTGGCAGGAAGACTGCAACCTACCTAAACGACCTCCACATTTTGGATCTCG GCTTCATGGAGTACACAGCTGTGAAATATGAGAACATGCCACCACTGCCTCGAGG ATATCATGCAGCACTGCCAGTATCCGACAACAGGATGCTGGTCAGTGGCGGTTGCAGTGCTGTTGGAGCCCTGCAGGACGTTCATATCTTCAACACGG ACACCAGCATGTGGCATTCAGTGGTCTCCCCTCTGCTCTGCGCCAGGCCTCGTGCCGGACACAGTGTGATCAATCTGGGAGCCTCTGTCATCTCAGATGCTGATAAACAGAAGAAGGGGGAGTATGCCAACATCCACTGCACCCTCTTGGTGTTTGGGGGCTCTGACTGCGCTGGGACCTTCTACAATAACACAGTGAAGTGCACAGTGGAGATCCCTGTAGAATAA